Proteins co-encoded in one Nonlabens agnitus genomic window:
- a CDS encoding alkene reductase, with the protein MSDKQELLEPIKIGAVELKNRVVMAPMTRCRATNEHQAPEQKHVDYYTQRAGAGLIITEGSEVSEKARGYPFVAGIFNDAQVEGWKKVVKSVHDADGKIFLQLWHVGRTSLPDYHDGQLPWAPSAVNPNTELRNAKGEKKQTVTPHAMSKEEIQQTVGEFRHAAANAKKAGFDGVEIHSSNGYLIHQFFNNKSNVRTDEYGGTNENRARFFFEVLEAVKESWPENRIGCRLNPSLHGVFGIEGTPDTIPFFEYLIDRLNNFDLAYVHLSEPFTDVSDVHFLETDIAKHFRPIYKGNLMINSEFDRESGNKVIADGHADLVAYGKLFISNPDLAHRFELKAETTEWDQNTFYSQGREGYTDYPTLEEQKAS; encoded by the coding sequence ATGAGCGATAAACAAGAATTATTAGAACCTATAAAAATTGGAGCCGTAGAATTGAAAAACCGTGTGGTGATGGCACCCATGACCAGATGTCGTGCTACTAACGAGCATCAAGCTCCAGAACAAAAACACGTCGATTACTACACACAACGTGCTGGTGCAGGATTGATCATTACAGAAGGCAGCGAGGTATCAGAAAAAGCAAGAGGTTATCCTTTTGTTGCAGGTATTTTTAATGATGCCCAAGTAGAAGGCTGGAAAAAAGTTGTCAAAAGTGTTCACGATGCAGATGGGAAAATCTTTTTACAGCTGTGGCATGTAGGCCGTACCTCATTGCCAGATTACCATGACGGACAATTGCCATGGGCACCTAGTGCCGTGAATCCAAATACGGAACTGCGCAACGCCAAAGGTGAGAAAAAACAAACCGTTACGCCACATGCGATGAGCAAGGAAGAAATCCAACAAACCGTAGGCGAGTTTAGACACGCAGCAGCAAATGCTAAAAAAGCTGGCTTTGATGGTGTAGAGATTCACAGTTCTAATGGTTACTTGATCCACCAGTTCTTCAACAATAAATCCAACGTACGTACAGATGAGTACGGCGGTACCAATGAAAATCGGGCACGTTTTTTCTTTGAAGTGCTTGAAGCCGTTAAAGAAAGCTGGCCAGAAAACCGCATAGGTTGTCGTTTGAATCCATCCTTACATGGTGTATTTGGAATTGAAGGAACTCCAGATACGATTCCGTTTTTTGAATATTTGATCGACCGCTTAAACAACTTTGATCTTGCCTATGTCCACTTGTCAGAACCATTTACAGATGTGAGCGACGTCCACTTTCTAGAAACAGACATTGCCAAACACTTTAGACCTATTTACAAAGGTAACTTGATGATCAATAGTGAATTTGATCGCGAGTCGGGAAATAAGGTCATTGCAGATGGTCATGCAGACCTAGTTGCTTACGGTAAATTGTTTATCTCTAATCCAGATCTGGCACACAGGTTTGAATTGAAAGCAGAAACTACAGAATGGGACCAAAACACGTTTTATTCCCAAGGCCGTGAAGGATATACAGATTATCCAACGCTGGAAGAGCAGAAAGCCAGCTAG